In Papaver somniferum cultivar HN1 chromosome 9, ASM357369v1, whole genome shotgun sequence, the genomic stretch gttttgaatttttgattagaTAGTATAATTTGTCTTTACAAATTACAGAGACTCTTTATGAATATCAATTTTTTGTCTGTACAAGTCACAAAAACTTTCTGACATACTCCCAGAAAATCACTATAAATCTCTATATTTTTAGAGAATCTCCGGAATTCACTCAAATTAAAAATCTATGAAAGTCTAGATAAATCTCAATCGACTACCATGTAAATTTGAGTCCATCATTTAATTCTACCTTCACATTCTCGCTGGTCGCCAGGATAGCACCGTAGGTCCGCCGCCTTGGGCACCAAACACCGTTAATTGATGGGAACCGGCCAAACTGTAGGTGTTATAGAACTAAGTTCCCGGACCAAATACAGCTGTACAAAACCGGTGAAACTTAAGGATGCATGGCCGGCCCTGCCTGACCTTTAGTTCATTTGCCTTACTTTCTATTGAGGACGATTCTTCTAACGCTGAATGCAGTATCTAGAAAAAGATTGAAACCAAATACCAGATGAACAAAACAACGATGAACAAGTGATAATTTACAAATTCAGTCAGAAATCTCGATTAAGACTAAATCAAATCTTATTCCGATCTAAACACCACCGTTACAAACACAACAAGGATCAAATTACATCCCTAATCTTGTGAACACAACAGAAAAAGCTCTAGCCTTTATTGACTGGCCTTAATTTCAGACATGTTATCATCTTCAAACAATCGTAGCCTGAGCTGGAGATGTCCATAGAATATCTTTAAGTGCTGGTCTTAGTTCTTTACTACAGAACTGATTATACTCCAAAGTATCCCCCCCTTCTTTCTTCACTTCCACTACTAAAAATGATGAAGTCACTGCAAACAAATCAGCTGAAATCCCCAATTTACCTTTCCTACCACTCTCTTGACACTGTAGTTTAACACTTGATTCACTCTTCTTTACATtgaacttcacattttttgcaACTTCTTCTAATTTTGATATCACACTGCTTGCAGATTTGGTGGTAGCAAATCTaatttcttccctttcttctttcttcttctcttcgaataATGGAGACAAATCAAACCCTGAAGACAAAGAAATGATATGAAAAGCGTTCAGTGTTTCTTGTTGTTTCTCACCTTTAAATCCTAACCCAATATCAAATGCCTTCTCTCCTTCATTACCAATTGTTGATCTCGGCAAGTATTTCTTAAACCAAGAAGTTTCCATCAATTTCGACACGGTGATTCGAGTATTAGGATTCGGATCTAATAACTTTgtaatgatttttcttgattcagGTGAGAACCATGGCGGACATTTAAAATCACCTCTGTAAATCTTCTTGTACATTGCAACGATATTCTCATCTTGAAACGGAAGAAATCCTGCAAGCAATACATAAAGAATAACACCACATGACCATAGATCAG encodes the following:
- the LOC113310184 gene encoding CBL-interacting serine/threonine-protein kinase 6-like — its product is MEKVQPMESMSNNSTSCSNVLKGKYELGRLIGTGSFAKVYHARNLQSGKSVAMKVVGKEKVIKVGMMDQIKREICVMKMVKHPNIVELDEVMASKSKIYFAMEFVRGGELFNKIAKGRLKEDAARSYFQQLISAIDFCHSRGVYHRDLKPENLLLDDQGNLKITDFGLSAFTEHLKQDGLLHTTCGTPAYVAPEVIGKKGYDGAKADLWSCGVILYVLLAGFLPFQDENIVAMYKKIYRGDFKCPPWFSPESRKIITKLLDPNPNTRITVSKLMETSWFKKYLPRSTIGNEGEKAFDIGLGFKGEKQQETLNAFHIISLSSGFDLSPLFEEKKKEEREEIRFATTKSASSVISKLEEVAKNVKFNVKKSESSVKLQCQESGRKGKLGISADLFAVTSSFLVVEVKKEGGDTLEYNQFCSKELRPALKDILWTSPAQATIV